The Acidithiobacillus ferrooxidans ATCC 23270 genomic interval ACTATGGAGATATACTTTCGTGCATTGCGCGGTCGAACGCGATTCCTCTATCTGCGGGAAATAACGAGAAAACAGATGTCTCAGTTGCCTGGTCTCCAGGCCAAGCGCCATGCTGATGTTGCCCTTGCGTTCCATGGCGCGATGGCTGATACACAGCGCAAAAAAACGCGCGTCAGAGAATGCCTCATCCGGGTTGCGACCGGACATCAGAATGTCATATATGGCAGTCTTCATGGATGCACTCCCTCTGAAGCGCTATGCCGAGACGCTGACCGCCAGGGACATGGACGCGTGGGTATAGCAGTTTTTGGGGCAAACCCGGGAGCATGCCTCGCAGCCGATACATTTTTCGGGATGCGCAATCGTCATGAATTTGCGCTCTGCTTCGTCATCGTCTGCCGCCACCAGTTCCCCTTCTTCAGTGATACCAACAAGGTTCAGCACATCCCGACCGCAGGCGCGGAAACAACGCCCGCAGCCGATGCACTTTTCCTGGTTGATATGTTCGACAAACTGGGGGGTCCAGCCGAGTCCCCCCTTGGTGATGCCGGTTATGTCGTGCATACGGTCATCCCCCAGGGAAGGATGCGAGCCGCGCCCTGGCCACCGTCAGGTCGCGATAGGCAGCGTAGGTACGGTTCGCCAGTTCCAGAATATTCTCCCAGCCGACGGGCAAATCTTCGGCCAGATCGTGAAGATCCATTTTGGCCTGGGTGGCCTGGGCATTGAGCCGTTTGATTTCTGTTTTCAAAGCGTCTTTTTCGTCCACAATCAACTCCCAGTGATTGGTCTGTTCTTCTACTATCGGTAACATCTCCATCAATACAGACATGGCGTCATACTCCTGTGCGCTGATGAACCATAAGCGTGAGCTGCGCTGGTTCAAGGGTCAAAAGCGGGCCACCTCCGGAAATTTCTCGATCATTTCCAGGGCACCTGCCACCAGTTTGTCACCTTCTTCGGCCAGTTTTTCCATGCTGGGGAAACCAAAACGATGCACATCGCGCAACTGTTTGTTGACCACGATCAAACGTCCGGCAATCAGCACCATGCGGCCAAAGCCTTCATGACTCATTTTCATCATGGGGGACACCATGACTCCGGAAGCACGCTCCGTAGCCAGCCCCACGGCGTTATAAAAAAGTTCCACCCGCCAAAGTATTTCGGGATCGGGGTCACCAATGATGGGTATTGCCCGGCGCTGCTCCTTATCCAGCACGTAGGGTGCCAGCAGCTCCATGTCGGACTTTTTTTCCCAGGTACCATAGCTATCCTGTGCCCGCCACTGCTTGACCAGTTCGCGAAAAAACAGGGACTCTTCCGGCAAAAGCGCCGCCATTGCAGTATTCTCAGGCATGACTTAATTCCTCTTCGTCATAAAAATTAAACGCTTTTTCTGCACCCTTGTTCATGACCTTGCGGAGCCAGGGGGGGGGAGTTCCCTGTAATACGACCTGCAGCTTGTCGAGTATTCCATGGATGGGTTCCGGTTCATTCACCTTGATGGGATGAATTTTCATGGCCACCACCCGCGCTGCACCGGAGCCGCCGATGGCTGCCACATATAAAATGGCGCAATCCTTGATAGCTTCCAGCTTGGGAGCCAACTTGTCTTCGTTGCCATCCTCGGCAAGTTCGCCGTCAAATTGCACAGCCTCCAGAAAATGGTATTCTTCTGCACTGATCTCATAAATTGCGATATTTTTCGCCCAACCAAAATGAGCATCGACTCTCTGCATATCCTGGGTTGAAAATGCGACTTTCATGGTGCCTCCTGGGCGTTGACCAGATAAAAAGTGACTACTGCGTTCCGCATCCTTAACCAAACGCAAACGGCGCATGTGCATCGTGATCCTCCGTGGCTAGTGGCCAACTATCCGGGCGATTTTCTTCTTCCTGTGCCATTAACAGGTTGCCGATCTCGAAGGTCAGATCGCGGGCACCGCGATAGCCAAGAGACAGGCGATGGGCGGCGCCGAGCTGGTCAAAAATAGGCAGTCCCATGCGCAGGAAAGCGATATCCAGCCGCGCTGCCGCTTGTCGTCCGTGGGAGTGGGTGATGAGTAAGTCACATCCAGCACTCCGCGCCTCCAGGTCCTCCAGATCACCAATGAGCACTTCTTCACAAGGCATCTGTTCGAGTAGCGGCGAGTGGGTGGTGGTTACTGCAGCAGTGATGTTCGCCCCCATTTCGTTGAGCCACGACCCGATATTCCAGAGCAGGTCAGGTTCGGCGCCAATGGCGATTTTTTTGCCGCCGAAGAAAAAATGACTGTCGAGCATGGCGTCGATCAATTGACTGCGTTGGCGACGATATTTGCCAGGTACCGGCTGTCCGCTCAACTGACTCAGGCAGTCCAATAACTGATCCGTTGTTTCGATGCCGGTAATGCGATCGAAGAGCACATATGGCTGGCCAGTCTTGGTCATCAGGGCTTCTGCCCCAGGACGCATTTGTTCGCCCAGGGCAATGGTCAGTTCTGCCTCACCCATGCGCCGGATCGCATCCACTGGAGTGCCGCCCAGGGTATTGGGAGTGAAGTCATCCGGAATGTGGCCGTCCATGGATCCGGAAATATCGGGCAGGATGGTCGCCTCCAGCCCGAAGGATTCACTGATCTCCCGGAGCTCCTCGATGTCCGCGGCGGTGAGGTGGGACCCCGCGAGGAAATTGACGGAACCCTCCCGGCGCGCGCTGCTGGGTTCAGCCAACCCTTTTACCATGCTCTCCACGGCCTTTGCCCAGCCGTCCTGAAAAGCATCCTTGAAGTCTGGAGTAGAGACGTAAACCAGAGCTAACTGGTCCAGTTCGGGATGGGCGGCACGAAAGTTCTTGAGATAACCATCCACATCATCGCCTTTGGTTTCGGTGACGCCGGTGGAACAGATGCCGATGATGGCCGGTTTGGTGCGCTGTTGAATATTGAGGATGGCACTACCGATATGATCCAGGCCGCCCATGACTGTCGCCACCTCACTCATGGCAGTGGTCTGCATGGGAATGCCCTCATTGAAATGACGCTGAAAGAGCACCAGACCAAAGGCGGTACAGCCTTGGGAACCATGCAGCATGGGCATGCAGTCGGCAATGCCCATGAAGGCCAAGGCGCCGCCAATGGGCTGGCTCATTTTGAGGGGGTTGACCGTGCATGCCTTGCGGCTCTGAATGACGGTGCTCATGTCCGTGCCTCCCCCATATCCCAGGGCGCGGGTTTGCGCAACAAGGCCCACATGGGATTGTAGAGGGCCAAATCGATCTGTTTCACCAGGTTGACCATCCCTTCATAACCGTTATAGGCCTGATGGCGTTCCTGGTTGATGTCCACCCAGGGCATTTTGTTTTTGAGGGCCGCAAATTGTGAACGTCCGCCCGACAGCAACACATCCGCACGCGCCTCCTGAAACATTTTGTACATTTCCCGAGGGGTCAGGTCATCCAGCATATGCGCATCCTGACCCATGATTTCCTTGATTCTTTCCTTGTCCTCCCTGGTGGATTTCTTGACGCTGGTTCCCACCACTTCCATCCCGCCTTCCTGCAATGCAGATACCACCGACCAGGATTTGACGCCCCCCGTAAAGAGCAACACCCGTTTGCCGCGCAGGCGATGGGTGTATTCGGCGATACGTTGCCAGGCCCTTGCCTCTTCCCGGGCGATCAGCGCTTCGGTGCGGTCGTGGAGCTCTGCCGGGGCACCCTGCTGGATCAGCAGGCGGGTGATCTCCCGGAGCGACTCCGTGGTATCGGAGATGCCATAAAAGGACCCTTCAAAGAACGGAATCTGATAACGCTCTTCCATTTTGCGGGCGATATTGATCATGGATTTAGAGCAGACCATCATATTGGCCCTGGCACGATGGGATTGCGCCACGTCGTGATATTTGGCGTCACCGCTGATGCAACAGGTTACCCGGATCCCCAAATGATCGAGAAGTGGTTTGACCTGCCAGAGTTCACCGGAAAGATTGTATTCGCCAATGATATTGATGTCATAGGGCGTACTATATTCTGGCTCCTCCGTGCCGATCACATAATCCAGCAGGGCCTCTCCCGCCAGTTTGTTGCCGAGATTCTTGGCGCCGACAAAACCGGGGGCATTGACCGGAATAATGGGCTTTGCGAATTTTTGACTGGCCGCTTTACAGACGGATTCGATATCGTCTCCGATCATTGCCGTCACGCAGGTCTGATAGACAAATACCGCCGACGGATCGTATTTATCAAGTACTTCCTTGATGGATTTGAAGAGGTGTTTTTCGCCGCCGTAGACCACATCCAGTTCATTGATGTCGGTGGTAAAGCCGGTGCGATACAGTTGCGAACCAGACGATTTGGAGCCGCGGTTATCCCAGGAGTTGCCCTCACAGGCGATGGGACCGTGGACCAGGTGGGCGACGTCGGTAATGGGTTGCAAGGCAATCTTTGCCCCATCGAAAGCGCAACCACCGGCCGCGCCGCCCGGCTGCAGCGCCTTGGTGCAGCCTTTCTTGCGCTCTTTGTCGGACTTGCTCTGGTTCTTGCTGCATCCCGGTTCATTAAAAACATCCTGGATTTTGTTCTGCAACATAAGGCACCTCCTGGTAAGTCAGAATGCGACAAAGAATTGATCACCAGTCCCCACTATGCACTGGCAGGCCAGTCGCCAATAGGGTCCTTTCCACGGCTTCTGGCCTTCACTGTCCAGCACGGCGGGGAGCTTGCCGAGGCACCGCAACGTTTGCCTTTCAAAAGCACTCAGACACAACTGCTGTTGCTTTCCCTGTGGGGTCACCCGTACCGCGCAAGTTCCGCAAAGACCTTTCCGGCACTGGACGGGCAGGGGTACATTCCACATGCGGGCCATCTTCAGGAGAGATATGGACTGATGGTTGCGACAGGACATTGACCAGTCACCCCCGATACGCGGTGAAATAAATTGCACCAGTCCCATCGCTCTATCCTCACGAAGTAAAATTCAGAGCCTTACCAGAATGTCTTCATCGCGAACGATGTACTGGCATGCCAGGCGCCATGGTGGGGGCATGTCCCTCACCTCCGCATCTTCAATTTGTTGTTTGCTGATTTTTCCAGAAAACCGGAGAACTGTTTTTTCCTTTTCAGTTAGGTGAATAGCCATGGGTGTATCTGCCATCGCCACCACTTGTATTGCGCAAGATCCACATTCACCATTTTCGCATTCAAACTCAATCGGCACCTTATGTGCCTTGGCTACGGATAATAGGGTATGACAATCCCCCGCTGTGGCATAAACCGTGAGGTCTTTAGCCATTTTGGGGGAGGTGAAAGTGACATCTGCCATGCTGCTGCTCCTTGAGAGGCGGCGCTGACGCGCCGCCGGATAACCGACAACGCTTTAGCGATTAACGAATAATGTCGAAACTGTAATCGCTCTGACTCGGCACATTACTGTTGCTATCGATCTCATCAAAAATCTTGTCCAATATGCGAACCAGCATATTCAGGCCGCCCTGATAGCCCCAAATGGGATAACGGTGATGATGATGGCGATCGAAGATCGGGAAGCCGTAACGGATCAGGGGCGTACCCGTATCGCGTTCGAGATATTTCCCGTAGGTATTGCCAAAGAGGAAATCCACCGGCTCGGTGAACAGCAGACTGCGCATATGCCAGAGATCCTTGCCGGCATAGACATGACAATCCTTGCCGAAGGGTGAGCTGTCGAACAATGCCTGCACTTTCTCCGCCCAATGCTTGGATCCATTGGTGGCCAGCACATGGGTGGGTTCGCCGCCCAGTTCCATCAGAAAGGCCGCCAGACCGAGGCACTGATCCGGATCACCGTAGATGGCGAACTTTTTGCCATGAATGTGCGCTGTGGAATCCGCAATGGCATCCACCAGACGCCCGCGTTCCTTTTTCAGTTCATCGGGAATCGCTTTGCCGCTGACGCGGGACAATTCCATAAGGAATTTGTCCGTACCCGATACGCCGATGGGGCAATTCAGGGCGACG includes:
- the fdxB gene encoding ferredoxin III, nif-specific, with translation MHDITGITKGGLGWTPQFVEHINQEKCIGCGRCFRACGRDVLNLVGITEEGELVAADDDEAERKFMTIAHPEKCIGCEACSRVCPKNCYTHASMSLAVSVSA
- a CDS encoding CCE_0567 family metalloprotein → MSVLMEMLPIVEEQTNHWELIVDEKDALKTEIKRLNAQATQAKMDLHDLAEDLPVGWENILELANRTYAAYRDLTVARARLASFPGG
- a CDS encoding NifX-associated nitrogen fixation protein, whose amino-acid sequence is MPENTAMAALLPEESLFFRELVKQWRAQDSYGTWEKKSDMELLAPYVLDKEQRRAIPIIGDPDPEILWRVELFYNAVGLATERASGVMVSPMMKMSHEGFGRMVLIAGRLIVVNKQLRDVHRFGFPSMEKLAEEGDKLVAGALEMIEKFPEVARF
- the nifX gene encoding nitrogen fixation protein NifX; translation: MHMRRLRLVKDAERSSHFLSGQRPGGTMKVAFSTQDMQRVDAHFGWAKNIAIYEISAEEYHFLEAVQFDGELAEDGNEDKLAPKLEAIKDCAILYVAAIGGSGAARVVAMKIHPIKVNEPEPIHGILDKLQVVLQGTPPPWLRKVMNKGAEKAFNFYDEEELSHA
- the nifN gene encoding nitrogenase iron-molybdenum cofactor biosynthesis protein NifN, producing MSTVIQSRKACTVNPLKMSQPIGGALAFMGIADCMPMLHGSQGCTAFGLVLFQRHFNEGIPMQTTAMSEVATVMGGLDHIGSAILNIQQRTKPAIIGICSTGVTETKGDDVDGYLKNFRAAHPELDQLALVYVSTPDFKDAFQDGWAKAVESMVKGLAEPSSARREGSVNFLAGSHLTAADIEELREISESFGLEATILPDISGSMDGHIPDDFTPNTLGGTPVDAIRRMGEAELTIALGEQMRPGAEALMTKTGQPYVLFDRITGIETTDQLLDCLSQLSGQPVPGKYRRQRSQLIDAMLDSHFFFGGKKIAIGAEPDLLWNIGSWLNEMGANITAAVTTTHSPLLEQMPCEEVLIGDLEDLEARSAGCDLLITHSHGRQAAARLDIAFLRMGLPIFDQLGAAHRLSLGYRGARDLTFEIGNLLMAQEEENRPDSWPLATEDHDAHAPFAFG
- the nifE gene encoding nitrogenase iron-molybdenum cofactor biosynthesis protein NifE — protein: MLQNKIQDVFNEPGCSKNQSKSDKERKKGCTKALQPGGAAGGCAFDGAKIALQPITDVAHLVHGPIACEGNSWDNRGSKSSGSQLYRTGFTTDINELDVVYGGEKHLFKSIKEVLDKYDPSAVFVYQTCVTAMIGDDIESVCKAASQKFAKPIIPVNAPGFVGAKNLGNKLAGEALLDYVIGTEEPEYSTPYDINIIGEYNLSGELWQVKPLLDHLGIRVTCCISGDAKYHDVAQSHRARANMMVCSKSMINIARKMEERYQIPFFEGSFYGISDTTESLREITRLLIQQGAPAELHDRTEALIAREEARAWQRIAEYTHRLRGKRVLLFTGGVKSWSVVSALQEGGMEVVGTSVKKSTREDKERIKEIMGQDAHMLDDLTPREMYKMFQEARADVLLSGGRSQFAALKNKMPWVDINQERHQAYNGYEGMVNLVKQIDLALYNPMWALLRKPAPWDMGEART
- a CDS encoding 2Fe-2S iron-sulfur cluster-binding protein, translating into MGLVQFISPRIGGDWSMSCRNHQSISLLKMARMWNVPLPVQCRKGLCGTCAVRVTPQGKQQQLCLSAFERQTLRCLGKLPAVLDSEGQKPWKGPYWRLACQCIVGTGDQFFVAF
- a CDS encoding 2Fe-2S iron-sulfur cluster-binding protein encodes the protein MADVTFTSPKMAKDLTVYATAGDCHTLLSVAKAHKVPIEFECENGECGSCAIQVVAMADTPMAIHLTEKEKTVLRFSGKISKQQIEDAEVRDMPPPWRLACQYIVRDEDILVRL